The following is a genomic window from Petrotoga sp. 9PW.55.5.1.
TCTTGAGAATTAAATAGATCAGCAATATCGGTTGGATCTTCAGAATCAGAGGATAAATGGACTGGCACTGGGTTATCTTTAGCAGTTAACGTAGCCTCAATTGTAACATTTGTTGCATTTCTAGTCTCTAGTTTGACTAAGAGAGATTCTAGTTCAATATCGTCAAAGATGCCTAAACCCCCTTCAGGAAATGAAGCTATTGTTGCGGGGTCTGACGGAACTATTAGCGTTAGAGTTGTTGAATCACTACTTGCAGATATCCAAGCGGAAATATCATTAAAATCACTCACAGGCAACTTTCCTAAAATTTCCTCACCATTAAAAACCTGCATATCCACCTCGTAGGCTAAATTGTCGGAATCGGAAGTGGTCTTTTTTACCGTTGCATTTTCGAAAATACTTTTTAAATTATCCTCAATCTCTTTAAAATCAAACAGGTCTTCCATTGCTATACTTTCCTCATAAAGAATCGGTATCTGAAGTTTTGGCGAAGTTTTTATTTCTACTTCTTGAAGAGCACATGATGTTACTAAGAGCATAGAAGCAGCGATCAAAGTAAATACCAAATAAAACCTTTTCATTTTTTTCACCCCCAAAAATTTTTCTTACTTAATTATATATTTATAATATATATAATACTATGATTATACAACAAAAAAACTAAAAAAAATCTAAATCGTGTTTTTTTTAAAAGTGAGGAAATTGCAAAATAATTTAATTTTTTTGACTATCTTTCTTAATAATGTTTAGGTATAATGTAAGTACCCATCCCCCCGAAACATCATTATTGATATTTCGGCCCATCCAATGAGGACGCTTATGCGTCCTCATTGTTTTTAGCGTTTACAGTCTTTCAACCTCTTCAATTTTCAACTTTTTTATATCCCCAGCTTTGGGTACTAGATCTATACTCCATGGACCAAACTTTACTCTTTTTAGTTCCAAAACTTTATAACCTAAAGCTTTTACCATCAATTTTATCTGTCTTTTTTTGCCTTCGTTTATACTTATTTGGAGTATAGATTTATCGCCTTGCTTTTTTATTATTCTTACTTTAGATTTCAACGTTTTATAACCTGTTTCTAAAGTTATTCCGTTTTCTAACTTACTGATTTCTTTTTGTGTAGGTACAGCATTTATTAGAACCTCATAGACTTTTGTTACCTTATTTTCAGGCCTTAATAGGTAGTTTGCAATCTCACCATCGTTAGTTAGAAGAATAACACCACTTGCATCATAATCAAGACGTCCAACGTAAAAGACTTTTTCTTCTATCTTTCCTTTTATTAAATCGTATATCGTTTTTCTTCCAAAATCATCTTTAAAAGTGCATAATACCCATTTTGGTTTGTTTAGTAGGTAGTATACTTTGTTTTCAGATATCTTTTTTAATAGTGAAAAACTGTATTTTTTATTTTCAAATTCTATGGAATCATCTGTTTTTAATTGATACCAAGGTTCTTTGACTATTTTTTCATTTACTTTTACACCCTTATTTAATATATACTCAGAGGCCCCTCTTCTACTTAGCGATATTAACTGAAGCGCTTTTTGTAACGTCATTTTTCTTCATTGCCTCCAATTTTTTTAAAGTTTCATCGGGTAAAAGTTCATAAAACTTTTCACTTAGTTTGTAGTATGTATGATTGTCTTTTTTTATTTTTTTTACCAAGTCATAATCCAGTAATTTTTTTAGTTGATGATAACTATTTTTACCCCTCGTTTTTTCAATTTCAATGGCTCTACTATCTCCATTCATAAACAAAATTGCAAGAACTTCAAATTGAGTTTCTGTAAGCTCTAATTTTCTTATATTTGGAAATATCATTGATTTTATTTCGGGTTTTATCTCAAACCGGTACTTATTCCCAATTTTGACAAGTTCTACTCCATGTTGATCCCCTATATAATGATAAACAATTTCATTCATATAATCTCTTAGATCGTCGCTTTTAATATTTAACCTTTTGGATATTTCTTTAAAACTTATCCCATTTGGCTTAGAAAAAATAAGCGCTTCTATCATTCTTATTTCAACATCTATCTTATCTTTTTTATCTATATTCATTGGGATCACTTCCAAGATGTTTATTAGATGATTTAATGAAGTATCCATTGCTATAATCAAAAAAACCTCGGTTAACAAGAATTAAAGAAGCTAAAAACATTACCAAAAAGTTCAATTTGTTGTGTTTTGAGTATTCAAATAAATCAAATGAATTAAAATGCTCTTTTTTTTCTAAAAATTCTATAGCATCTTCTATACGATAAGCTTCTTTGATTATTTCTAATTTTTTTTGTTTTGATATATAATCATCAAAAAATTTTACTAATTGGTATTTAACGTCTTCTTTTTCCATTGATGCCTTATTTTTAACTTTAATAGGTTTCTTTTTTTCTTTTCCAAAATTGTTCTTTATTACTTCTTGTGCCTTTTTTATGATATCGTAATTTTCAATAGTTGTGTATATATATTCCCTGTGTTTTTTAAATTCTTTGTCTTTATGTGAGTTAGGTAAAATTTCTTTTGATTTTAAAAAAGTTAGATATGAAGCTAATTCTAAAAATTCTCCGATTGAATTTAAATCCTGAAAGTTATTGTTAACGTAATCAACAAAAATATCAGAAATATAACTTACTGATATCTTTCTAACTGGTATCTTCTTTTCTTTTACTAATTCAACAAGCTTATTAAAAGGTCCTGAAAACACATCCAGTTTTACATCTAACTCTTCAAATGAGATCTTTTCACTCCCTTAACTACCATTTTAAATGCATTGCTTCTCTTACTTCTTTCATAGTTTGTTCAGCCACTTTTCTTGCTTTCTCATTACCTTCTAAAGCTATATTTTTAGCGTCTTGAAGGGTTGTATTTGCGAGTTTATCCCAAACAGGTTCTAACCTTTTTTTCATGTTTTTTATCAACAACTTTTTACAGTCTATACATCCTATACCTGCGGTTGTGCATCCTTTTGTTACCCAATCTTTTTCTTCTTGGGAAGGTGTAAAGGCTTTATGATAATCCCATACAGGGCATTTTTCAGGATTTCCGGAGTCTGTTCTTCTTTTTCTAGCAGGGTCAGTCATCATGGGTAATATTTTTTCTTTTAGCTCTTTTTCATTCGTTTCAATATTTATTATATTTCCATAACTTTTGGACATCTTTCTTCCATCTGTTCCAGGAAGTTTGGGAACTTTTGATATTATAGGCTGAGATTCAGGAAATATCTCTTTGTAGGTCATGTTGAATTTTCTTGCTATGTCTCTTGTGAATTCAAGATGATAAATTTGATCTTCTCCAACAGGGACCCTGTCACCTTTATATATTAATATATCAGCTGCTTGCAAAACTGGATAACCTAAAAAGCCTAAATTTGTAAGATCTTTGTTTGAAATATTATTAATCTGTTCTTTGTATGTTGGGATTCTTTCCAATCGGGAAACAGAAGATATCATGCCAAAAAGGAGATAAAGTTCAGCATGTTCTTTTATTGCCGATTGTATAAATAAAACACTTTTTTCAGGGTCTAGACCAACTGCTATATAATGCCTTATAATATCAAGTGTTGATGTTTCTATAATCTCTGGTGTATCATAATGAGAAGTTAGTGCGTGCCAATCGGCTACAAAGAAGAAGTTTTCATTCGATTTATTTTGTATTTCAACCCAATTTTCTAAAGTCACGAAATTTCCAATATGTAATTTTCCCGTTGCCCTCATTCCACTTACTACAGTCATCTATTTACCTCCGATAAATAAAGATATTCATTAAATTATATCATAATTTATTTCTAAGGTGCCTTGAAATTGTAAATCGGGATAATTCTTTCTTTTATTTCAACTGTTTCTCTTATACTTTCTTCTATTTCATTTAAGGGTTTATAAACCATGGGAGCTTCGTCTATTGTTTTTATGCTAACGGAGGTAGTATAAATACCTTCCATAGACTTTTTGTATTCTTCAAGGTTTAGGTTTTTCTTTGCTTGTCTTCTACTCATAACTCTTCCCGCACCGTGAGGTGCAGAGTAATTCCAATCTGGATTGCCTTTTCCGATACATATTAAACTTCCATCTCTCATATTAATAGGTATAATTAGTTTTTCACCT
Proteins encoded in this region:
- a CDS encoding pseudouridine synthase, which translates into the protein MTLQKALQLISLSRRGASEYILNKGVKVNEKIVKEPWYQLKTDDSIEFENKKYSFSLLKKISENKVYYLLNKPKWVLCTFKDDFGRKTIYDLIKGKIEEKVFYVGRLDYDASGVILLTNDGEIANYLLRPENKVTKVYEVLINAVPTQKEISKLENGITLETGYKTLKSKVRIIKKQGDKSILQISINEGKKRQIKLMVKALGYKVLELKRVKFGPWSIDLVPKAGDIKKLKIEEVERL
- a CDS encoding SMC-Scp complex subunit ScpB, yielding MNIDKKDKIDVEIRMIEALIFSKPNGISFKEISKRLNIKSDDLRDYMNEIVYHYIGDQHGVELVKIGNKYRFEIKPEIKSMIFPNIRKLELTETQFEVLAILFMNGDSRAIEIEKTRGKNSYHQLKKLLDYDLVKKIKKDNHTYYKLSEKFYELLPDETLKKLEAMKKNDVTKSASVNIAK
- a CDS encoding segregation/condensation protein A, with translation MFSGPFNKLVELVKEKKIPVRKISVSYISDIFVDYVNNNFQDLNSIGEFLELASYLTFLKSKEILPNSHKDKEFKKHREYIYTTIENYDIIKKAQEVIKNNFGKEKKKPIKVKNKASMEKEDVKYQLVKFFDDYISKQKKLEIIKEAYRIEDAIEFLEKKEHFNSFDLFEYSKHNKLNFLVMFLASLILVNRGFFDYSNGYFIKSSNKHLGSDPNEYR
- the trpS gene encoding tryptophan--tRNA ligase, with amino-acid sequence MTVVSGMRATGKLHIGNFVTLENWVEIQNKSNENFFFVADWHALTSHYDTPEIIETSTLDIIRHYIAVGLDPEKSVLFIQSAIKEHAELYLLFGMISSVSRLERIPTYKEQINNISNKDLTNLGFLGYPVLQAADILIYKGDRVPVGEDQIYHLEFTRDIARKFNMTYKEIFPESQPIISKVPKLPGTDGRKMSKSYGNIINIETNEKELKEKILPMMTDPARKRRTDSGNPEKCPVWDYHKAFTPSQEEKDWVTKGCTTAGIGCIDCKKLLIKNMKKRLEPVWDKLANTTLQDAKNIALEGNEKARKVAEQTMKEVREAMHLKW